The Hypanus sabinus isolate sHypSab1 chromosome 2, sHypSab1.hap1, whole genome shotgun sequence DNA segment ctgatttgcagACTCTAGCTCTTTCTGGCCAACACAACCAATGTGCACAGAAAGATAAATTGTACAAAATAGTGAGACCATAATttgtagactccttgaaagtgcatttgtaggttgtggaatcagatcagtattaaggtgagtgaagtgatccacactgtttcaggagctcAATGGTTGTagggaaattactgttcctgaacatagTAGCATGGGAACTAAGGCTGCTGCAAAGCCTGCCCGATGGTAGCACTGAGAGAAGTGCCTGACCTGGATGCTGGacgttcttgatgatggatgctgctttcttctgtCAACACTGTTTGTAAATGTACTGGATGGTGAGGCgggggctttgcctgtgatcGATTAGGCTGCAACCAACGCTTACTGTAGATGTCTCCATTCCTGAGAATTGGTGTTTCCTTAGTAGCCTGTGGTGTAACTAGTCATGAGTCTCTCCACTGCGTGGGTAGGGAGGTCTGTCAAAGGTTCAGACGATGTGTTGAATCTGTCAAACATCTAAAAGAGTAGAGGCGCTCTTGTGAGAGCTGGTCAGTGGTAAGTGGATCCAGATGAGAAGGGGTTGATTGGTTGATGGTGTGAGTAGGGATGGGAAGTGTGGACACAGAATCAGTTTCATTACATCTGTCaagtgtcatgaaatctgttgtttttcagcagcagtaggTATGATAAATTCTGATAAGTTATGATATTATGATAAATTAGAGAAATATATGGTGCAAAAAgacaaataaaagacaaaaaggacAAATACTATACATCTGGTGTATAGTAATAGTTTCTTGGCTCTCCAGCAAGCATTTAAATTTCTGTGTAGCTCTCATGGTGGGAAACTCCAGATGTCTGAATTATCCTCTTTACAGTGCAACGAATATTGTGGTGGACTGTGAATTGGCAGCAATCTTTCTGAGGCAGAAAAATATGACCAGCATTCCAAATCAGCATTCACAGGGGAcattgtcagtctgtgtgtataCTTCATGTCTAAATCTAGTGTGAATGGTGTGCACTGTAGACAGTTCAAATTCCAAGGCTGAAGAGTGGCGTGATGAATATGTCCAAAATAATAAGGGAAATAGAAAGTGGAGATAGTAAAAAATACGTAAAATAAACTGGTTTTAGCTGTAGGAAATGCCTAAGTTTAATTTCTCAGGGTGGTAGCAATTTGGTTTGCAACCTGGGATTCATGGAGGTGTCCATTGcatcaaaaaggttgggaactcctggtagagggatatgggctaaatacaggcaaatgggatgagGTCAGTTCAGAAGATTTGGGTTAAAGGACCTGTTTATGTGTTGTAAAACTGTTCACTTCTGGACTGTATGACtccaaatgggattagtataaatgAGTGCAGTGAGCTGTGCTGAATGATTTGTTTCTACCTCTACAATTCAACAACTTTCTTTCTCAGTGAGTAATGAGGGTGACAGGTTAAATTCCTTTTCCAAGGGATGGAACCACTGAATTAATCTGGATTGGGGGACAGGTCTGGAGGATATTTACATGGGCCTTTGCATGGAATATTTCTCTTCTGCAGAGTGGGATTGTGTGGAACGAACATTTCTCACACTCCCTCAGAATACTGGTTGTAGTGTTTTTGTGTGATGGCTGCAGCTACTGCACACTGGGCTGTCTGACTGAATGATCTTGATCTTGTATGAACAAGAGATGTTTTAGAAAGAATGAAAATTAACTTGATAAAtcaaaattttctttttttcattttactACAGGTAAACCCAGAAATGGAGACGTTTTGGACACATGTGCTTGCTGATGGCTGCAGATTGGCACTGCTCTGGAAATATGGAGGAATCTACCTGGATACTGACATTATATCACTGAGGTCtatgccatttgagaactttacGTGTCCACAGAGCACAGAAatgttcagtaatggggcaatcGGTTTCCATCTTAAGCACCATACCTTTTTGTGGAATTGCATGGAAGATTTTGTGGCCCAATACAATGGAGATATTTGGGGTGAACAAGGTCCTCAACTGATCACACGTGCGCTGAAGAGATGGTGCAATACTAGTAAACTAGACACATTTATTGGCAAGGAATGCAATGGCATCTCTTTATGGATCACAAATCGTTTCTATCCAGTCCAGTATCAAGCATGGGAGAGGTACTATGTTCCCTGGAACAAAGAGGATATAGAGCAGACCTTCTCAGCTACATATGGAGCACATGTCTGGAATTATATGAATTCCAGAAAGGAAAGAGGTATTGTGGCTGGAAGTGGATCAGTAATTGAACATTTCTCACAACTGCATTGTCCAATTACATACAAAAATTTAGTTTAACCCAGAAGTAGTACCTTGTCATTTAGGACTTGATATTTTACAATAATTGACAAAATGAAGTAAACACATTTTCCTAAATGTCAACATATAATGTCCATGAAAATCTCTTG contains these protein-coding regions:
- the LOC132403732 gene encoding alpha-1,4-N-acetylglucosaminyltransferase-like; translated protein: MKNNFGTKVSDPASPDKKPGIMFVESTDNVEPTPLVVCSVESAALRNPDKPIYYFMKGFSGNLSQYPQPEYKVIPLLSSVRNVTILPLNVTELFEGTPLKGWYQKVNPEMETFWTHVLADGCRLALLWKYGGIYLDTDIISLRSMPFENFTCPQSTEMFSNGAIGFHLKHHTFLWNCMEDFVAQYNGDIWGEQGPQLITRALKRWCNTSKLDTFIGKECNGISLWITNRFYPVQYQAWERYYVPWNKEDIEQTFSATYGAHVWNYMNSRKERGIVAGSGSVIEHFSQLHCPITYKNLV